One genomic region from Biomphalaria glabrata chromosome 7, xgBioGlab47.1, whole genome shotgun sequence encodes:
- the LOC106058400 gene encoding oxidative stress-induced growth inhibitor 2-like, translating to MSANQQPKAMHTEVVIVGNGPSAIALSFMLAGNRPYYNGHTISNEYLTKRLQENPGLALTEMDLPTLSEGLEGRSNNPVALLFDSLFHPDADLGADNPPALDWKYQKTCEIPHVVLGKTKPGGTWQKIDGTMQTISQNSWMELPKVPFKEWLSKHRDFTRAESLLGRATISDVKEYYSDYVKSQKLEKYFRDFHTVTSVQRVFHLRNHVDSESGEVEPCCQNVRRNHTHCWEVRGYHTIVDEFGQAVARQDFCYVAPHVVLATGAYDIPNRLGVDGENLPCVVHCLGEFEEKLSHCEPHTTDPVLVVGAGLSAADAILMALESNIPVIHVFRRSPSDPSLIFSKLPKFMYPEYHRIHSLMKGKETNELYKALPKHSVVEILDNKVLIKAKGTDSLSWYDISCVAIMIGSRSDLGFLPKEGRNLGVVPKWPIDSKHNPIDIDAYSYQSIREPQMFAVGPLVGDNFVRFAIGGSLGIVSHIIKCRKKDEM from the exons ATGTCAGCCAATCAACAACCAAAAGCTATGCATACTGAAGTTGTGATTGTTG GCAATGGGCCATCAGCTATTGCTCTTTCTTTTATGTTGGCTGGTAACAGGCCTTATTATAATGGACACACAATATCCAATGAGTACCTAACTAAAAGGTTGCAGGAGAATCCTGGTTTGGCATTAACTGAAATG GATTTGCCAACTCTTAGTGAAGGCTTAGAAGGACGTTCCAACAACCCAGTTGCCTTACTCTTTGATAGCCTTTTTCATCCAGATGCTGATCTAGGTGCAGATAACCCTCCAGCATTGGATTGGAAATATCAAAAGACATGTGAGATTCCACATGTGGTTCTTGGCAAAACCAAGCCAGGAGGAACATGGCAG AAAATTGATGGCACCATGCAAACAATAAGCCAGAATTCTTGGATGGAACTGCCAAAAGTGCCCTTTAAAGAGTGGCTGTCAAAGCATCG tGACTTTACAAGAGCTGAAAGTTTGTTGGGGAGAGCCACCATCAGTGATGTAAAAGAATACTACAGTGATTATGTAAAGTCTCAAAAGCTGGAGAAATACTTCAGAGATTTTCACACTGTTACATCTGTCCAGAGAGTTTTTCATCTGCGTAACCATGTAGACAGTGAAAGTGGAGAGGTTGAGCCTTGTTGTCAGAACGTCAGAAGAAACCACACTCATTGCTGGGAGGTTAGAGGCTATCACACTATAGTGGATGAATTTGGCCAAGCAGTAGCCAGGCAAGACTTTTGTTATGTTGCTCCCCATGTGGTCTTAGCCACTGGGGCATATGACATTCCAAATAGATTAGGCGTAGATGGTGAAAACCTTCCTTGCGTTGTCCACTGTTTGGGTGAATTTGAGGAGAAGCTTTCTCACTGTGAGCCACACACCACAGATCCTGTGCTAGTAGTAGGTGCTGGTCTTAGTGCAGCAGATGCTATTCTCATGGCATTGGAGTCAAATATTCCAGTCATTCATGTATTCAGACGCAGTCCCTCAGACCCATCCTTAATATTTTCTAAACTTCCAAAATTCATGTATCCAGAATATCACAGAATTCATAGTTTAATGAAAGGAAAAGAGACAAATGAACTTTATAAAGCTCTTCCAAAACACAGTGTTGTGGAAATACTTGACAATAAGGTGTTGATAAAAGCTAAAGGAACAGACTCTCTCAGCTGGTACGACATCTCCTGTGTGGCCATCATGATTGGCTCTAGGTCTGACTTGGGATTCTTGCCCAAAGAAGGCAGAAACCTTGGTGTGGTGCCCAAGTGGCCCATTGACAGCAAGCATAACCCCATTGACATTGATGCTTACTCTTACCAATCCATCCGTGAACCCCAGATGTTTGCAGTTGGTCCCTTGGTGGGAGACAACTTTGTCAGATTTGCCATTGGGGGCTCACTTGGCATAGTTAGTCACATTATAAAGTGTAGGAAGAAGGATGAGATGTAA